One window of the Syngnathoides biaculeatus isolate LvHL_M chromosome 11, ASM1980259v1, whole genome shotgun sequence genome contains the following:
- the LOC133509084 gene encoding protocadherin gamma-C5-like yields the protein MTKTIGSRDWRRRALLWPFLLWTTVGAQTRYSIPEELKRGSVVGNVAKDLALGLSEIFERKLRVASEAGKQHFSVDAAKGELLVHDRIDREALCGQSASCVLPLQVVVEEPLHLHRIEVEIRDINDNSPRFQTNELALKIAESAAVGTRFLLDSAEDLDVGSNSVKTYTLAKNDCFTLKMKEVEDGKLVPELVLEKPLDRERKASHQLLLTAFDGGSPVLSGTAQISVFVLDINDNFPVFDKSLYKASLEENVAKNTFVVRLTATDADEGPNGQVQYFLSTRTPDSVSSMFKLNSETGEIFLQGDLDYEKATSYKLEVTAKDKGVPEMESHCRAQIDVVDINDNVPEVILTSEPQPVREDAPSGSVVALLTSRDADSGINGNVTLQIRKGSPFILKPSFSNNYALVTSGALDRESVSEYRIEVTATDSGSPPLSSQTAITVSVSDVNDNPPVFSQTSYNVYVKENGAAGAILHSVSASDPDAGQNAKVSYTLLDSKASAAPAASSYVYVNAENGSIYSMSSFDYEKVQVFEVGVEAKDRGSPSLSSTATVHVFILDQNDNAPAVIYPSPHAASHLRAPRSAKAGHLLTKVTAVDADSGHNAWITYKVAEATDASLFTLSLYTGEVRTKRAVSEHDDSSQRLIVEVKDDGEPVRSSTVTLSVLLEDAVSEPASEPHGRRSLSEPGHKGGGGGGRITLYLIVSLASVSVLSLLALLTLAVKCAKTGGGGAACCPGVGRPRDEKPNRNLHIQLNTDGPIKYVEVLGGDVMSQSQSFRSCVSPGSEYSDFTLLKPSGTADFKEVIGVLDASLPDSAWTFESQQVSPPFALQTEAGNCSSCAFPQHFSPAISRGVQSLGSHLQS from the coding sequence ATGACAAAGACAATCGGATCCCGAGACTGGCGACGGCGGGCTCTTTTGTGGCCTTTTCTCTTGTGGACTACGGTGGGGGCGCAGACTCGTTACAGCATCCCGGAGGAGCTGAAGCGAGGTTCGGTGGTGGGCAACGTGGCCAAAGATCTGGCCCTGGGACTGTCTGAGATATTTGAGCGCAAGCTGCGGGTGGCCTCCGAGGCCGGGAAGCAGCATTTCAGCGTGGATGCGGCCAAGGGCGAGCTGCTGGTCCACGACAGAATAGACAGAGAGGCTTTATGCGGACAAAGCGCCAGCTGCGTGCTCCCTCTGCAGGTCGTCGTCGAGGAGCCGCTGCACTTGCATCGGATCGAGGTGGAAATACGAGACATCAATGACAATTCCCCTCGATTTCAAACGAATGAGCTCGCTTTAAAAATAGCCGAATCGGCCGCAGTCGGCACGCGTTTCCTTTTGGATAGCGCGGAGGATTTAGATGTTGGAAGTAATTCGGTCAAAACGTACACCTTGGCGAAAAACGACTGTTTCACGTTGAAGATGAAAGAGGTTGAGGATGGTAAACTAGTTCCCGAGTTAGTTTTAGAAAAACCACTAGACAGAGAAAGAAAAGCTTCTCATCAGCTCCTGCTGACTGCTTTCGACGGAGGCAGTCCGGTCTTGTCTGGTACCGCAcaaatttctgtttttgtgcttgACATAAATGACAATTTCCCCGTTTTTGACAAAAGTCTGTATAAAGCGTCCTTAGaagaaaatgtggcaaaaaatacatttgtagttAGATTGACTGCAACTGATGCAGATGAGGGACCCAACGGAcaagtacaatattttttgaGCACGCGCACGCCTGATTCTGTGTCATCTATGTTTAAATTAAATTCCGAAACAggtgaaatatttttacaaggAGATTTAGATTATGAAAAAGCTACATCTTACAAACTTGAAGTGACTGCCAAAGACAAAGGGGTGCCTGAAATGGAGAGTCACTGCCGTGCGCAGATTGACGTTGTTGATATTAATGATAATGTCCCAGAAGTTATCCTCACCTCGGAACCGCAGCCGGTCCGGGAGGACGCACCGAGTGGGTCAGTGGTGGCTCTGCTTACATCACGTGATGCAGACTCTGGTATTAATGGCAACGTAACACTCCAGATCCGTAAAGGGTCCCCTTTCATTCTGAAACCGTCTTTCTCAAATAATTACGCGCTGGTCACCAGCGGCGCTTTGGACCGAGAGAGCGTGTCCGAGTACAGGATCGAGGTGACGGCCACCGATTCGGGCTCTCCTCCTCTTTCCAGTCAGACCGCCATCACCGTCAGCGTCAGcgacgtcaacgacaacccTCCCGTCTTCTCGCAGACTTCTTATAACGTTTACGTAAAAGAGAACGGCGCCGCCGGCGCCATCCTGCACTCGGTGTCGGCGAGCGACCCGGACGCCGGCCAAAACGCCAAAGTGTCCTACACGCTGCTGGACAGCAAAGCGTCAGCGGCGCCGGCGGCGTCGTCGTACGTTTACGTGAACGCCGAGAACGGCAGCATCTACAGCATGAGCTCGTTCGACTACGAGAAAGTCCAAGTGTTCGAGGTCGGGGTGGAGGCCAAGGACCGGGGCTCTCCGTCGCTCAGCAGCACCGCCACCGTCCACGTTTTCATCCTGGACCAGAACGACAACGCCCCCGCCGTCATCTACCCCTCCCCCCACGCCGCCTCCCACCTGAGGGCGCCCCGCTCGGCCAAGGCGGGCCACCTGCTCACCAAGGTGACGGCCGTGGACGCCGACTCGGGCCACAACGCCTGGATCACCTACAAAGTGGCGGAGGCCACGGACGCCTCTCTGTTCACGCTCAGTTTGTACACAGGGGAGGTGAGGACTAAACGCGCCGTGTCCGAGCACGACGACTCCTCTCAGAGGCTGATCGTCGAGGTCAAGGACGACGGGGAACCGGTCCGCTCGTCCACCGTCACGCTGTCCGTCCTGCTGGAGGACGCCGTCAGCGAGCCCGCCTCGGAGCCGCACGGACGCCGCTCGCTGTCCGAGCCCGGCCacaaaggcggcggcggcggcggcaggatCACGCTGTACTTGATCGTGTCCCTGGCCTCGGTGTCCGTGCTGTCTCTGCTGGCGTTGCTCACCTTAGCCGTCAAATGCGCCAAgaccggcggcggcggggccGCCTGCTGCCCGGGCGTCGGACGGCCCCGCGACGAGAAGCCCAACAGAAATCTGCACATTCAGCTCAACACCGACGGACCCATCAAGTACGTGGAGGTTCTGGGGGGAGACGTCATGTCTCAGAGTCAGTCCTTCCGGTCCTGCGTGTCTCCCGGGTCCGAGTACAGCGATTTCACGCTGCTCAAGCCCAGCGGCACCGCCGACTTCAAGGAGGTCATCGGCGTGCTGGATGCGTCTTTGCCGGACAGCGCCTGGACCTTCGAGAGCCAGCAGGTGAGCCCACCGTTCGCTTTGCAAACAGAGGCCGGAAACTGCTCCTCGTGCGCATTTCCCCAACATTTCTCTCCCGCTATCAGTCGAGGAGTCCAGTCGCTCGGCTCCCATCTGCAGTCTTGA
- the LOC133509082 gene encoding protocadherin beta-16-like isoform X13: protein MSRHALSFVCALCLAPVLGHVIYSIPEEMAKGSFIGNIAQDLALDLKRLQSGKARIHTGGSADYVQLDREKGVLLVKERIDREAVCGQTTPCALHFQIALEQPIEILPLTVEITDINDNDPVFEKEERMLEISESAVVGSKFMLEKAVDPDIGLNGLQSYTLKPNDNFMLKLHRQSDGGRKVEMILQKPLDREREELVTLLLTAQDGGEPQRSGTMQIQIKVLDVNDNAPVFTQNVYKASIKENSPSGTLITEVSASDADKGSNGEVSYAIGNSMSSISKLFHISHDGRFLLKGPIDYETAQKYEIDVEAVDRGGLSDSSKVIIEVGDVNDNSPVIKMISSSTSVEEGLPADTVIAVMSVNDPDSEENGRVTCVIDDHLPFKVTSTSSFYSIAADGDLDRERSSEYNISVMCSDEGAASLSSSVTLNLHISDVNDNVPVFERSSYEAHVAENNAAGLSVVTLKARDADWGQNARVSYFLEEEDVHGVAVSSLVSVHPESGVVRALRSFDYEQIQSFRFNVSARDSGSPPLSSAAAVHVLIRDQNDNAPQVLYPVQTGGSGPHAEMVPRSADAGYLVTKVVAVDVDSGQNAWLSYKVQQKSSPDRGALFEVGLHNGEMRTVHQVTDKDAVKQRLTVVVEDNGQPSRSATVVVNVALADGFPQVLRSEFADEDEREADERLTFYLVLALAVVSFLFVVCLLLIISVKVYRWRQSRVPYGSNLPVIPYYPPRYSDTLGTAGTLPHVYNYEACGTARSAKSAGGHNVLLVDATSTGTAHKLRSERNILDELDSPLEVRKSFCFEHTPQHKCTFKV from the exons ATGAGCCGGCACGCGCTGTCGTTTGTCTGCGCGCTCTGCCTCGCTCCGGTGCTCGGACACGTCATCTACTCAATTCCCGAGGAGATGGCCAAAGGATCCTTCATCGGGAACATTGCTCAGGATTTGGCACTGGACTTGAAACGCTTACAGTCCGGTAAAGCTCGCATCCACACGGGGGGCAGCGCTGATTACGTGCAGCTCGACAGGGAAAAGGGAGTGCTGCTTGTAAAAGAGAGGATCGACCGCGAAGCCGTTTGTGGCCAAACGACGCCTTGTGCGCTGCATTTTCAGATAGCTTTAGAACAGCCGATAGAAATATTACCGTTGACCGTGGAGATCACGGATATTAACGACAACGATCCGGTCTTTGAAAAGGAAGAAAGGATGTTGGAAATTAGCGAGTCGGCTGTTGTGGGCTCCAAATTCATGTTGGAGAAAGCAGTTGACCCCGACATAGGTTTGAATGGGCTTCAGAGTTACACACTGAAGCCGAATGATAACTTCATGCTGAAACTGCACAGGCAGTCCGACGGAGGTcggaaagtggaaatgattttgCAGAAGCCtttggacagagagagagaggaactgGTAACATTGCTTTTAACGGCGCAAGATGGAGGCGAGCCGCAGCGGTCGGGGACAATGCAGATTCAAATTAAAGTCTTAGACGTTAATGATAATGCGCCTGTTTTCacacaaaatgtttacaaagcGAGCATCAAAGAAAATTCCCCCTCGGGGACATTGATTACGGAAGTTAGTGCGTCTGATGCAGACAAAGGCTCAAATGGAGAAGTGAGCTATGCGATCGGAAATAGCATGAGTAGCATTTCCAAATTATTTCACATTAGCCACGACGGTCGTTTTCTTTTGAAAGGTCCTATCGATTATGAAACAGCTCAGAAGTATGAGATTGATGTTGAGGCAGTcgaccgaggtggcttatctgATTCCAGCAAGGTGATTATTGAGGTGGGAGATGTCAACGACAATAGTCCTGTCATCAAAATGATTTCGTCATCCACTTCGGTGGAGGAAGGTTTGCCTGCCGACACGGTGATAGCGGTGATGAGTGTAAATGATCCAGAttctgaagaaaatgggagagtaACTTGCGTCATTGATGATCATTTACCTTTTAAAGTAACATCTACAAGTAGTTTTTATAGTATCGCGGCAGATGGTGACTTAGACCGAGAGCGGTCGAGCGAGTACAACATCAGCGTGATGTGCAGCGACGAGGGCGCGGCCTCCCTCTCCAGCAGCGTCACTCTCAACTTGCACATCTcggacgtcaacgacaacgtGCCCGTCTTTGAGAGGAGCTCGTACGAGGCCCACGTTGCGGAAAACAACGCAGCGGGTCTCTCCGTAGTCACGCTGAAAGCCAGAGACGCAGACTGGGGCCAGAACGCTCGAGTGTCGTACTTCCTGGAGGAGGAAGACGTTCACGGAGTAGCCGTGTCTTCTTTGGTCTCCGTCCATCCGGAGAGCGGCGTGGTCCGGGCGCTCCGATCCTTCGATTACGAGCAAATCCAGTCCTTCCGCTTCAACGTGAGCGCCCGCGACTCCGGATCCCCTCCGCTGAGCTCGGCGGCCGCCGTCCACGTCCTGATCCGGGACCAGAACGACAACGCCCCTCAGGTCCTGTACCCGGTCCAGACGGGCGGCTCGGGGCCGCACGCCGAAATGGTGCCTCGTTCGGCGGACGCGGGCTACCTGGTGACGAAAGTGGTGGCGGTGGACGTGGACTCTGGCCAGAACGCCTGGCTCTCCTACAAAGTGCAGCAGAAATCTTCCCCCGACAGGGGGGCGCTGTTTGAAGTGGGCCTCCACAATGGAGAAATGCGAACCGTCCACCAAGTGACCGATAAAGATGCCGTCAAACAAAGACTGACCGTCGTCGTGGAGGACAACGGGCAGCCCTCTCGTTCGGCTACGGTGGTGGTTAACGTGGCGCTGGCGGACGGCTTCCCCCAAGTGCTGAGGTCGGAGTTCGCCGACGAGGACGAGCGGGAGGCCGACGAGCGGCTGACTTTTTACCTGGTCTTGGCTTTGGCTGTGGTCTCCTTCCTCTTCGTGGTCTGCTTGCTGCTCATCATATCGGTCAAAGTGTACAGATGGAGACAGTCTCGCGTCCCGTACGGCTCCAACCTCCCCGTCATTCCGTATTATCCGCCGCGTTACTCCGACACTTTGGGGACGGCGGGGACTCTCCCGCACGTCTACAATTACGAGGCCTGCGGGACCGCCCGATCCGCCAAAAGTGCTGGCGGTCACAACGTGCTGCTCGTGGACGCCACTTCGACGGGCACCGCGCACAAGTTGCGCAGCGAAAGGAACATCCTGGATGAACTTGACTCTCCTCTCGAG GTAAGAAAGTCTTTCTGTTTTGAACACACACCCCAGCACAAATGCACATTTAAAGTGTAG
- the LOC133508978 gene encoding protocadherin gamma-C5-like, producing MRHKWAARQSLWWCHLVSLLWGTTDGHSRYSIPEELQRGSAVGNLAKDLGLGVSELHRRKLRIASEAGKQFFSVDLAKGDLLLTARIDREELCGQRAACVLPLELLLDEPLQLHRADVEILDTNDNAPSFATKEKLLKIAELVQPGARFPLESAQDPDVGANSVRSYLISKNDNFKLAIKTHKDGRKIPELVLEKPLDREKMPVHHLILTAVDGGDPVRSGTSEITVTVLDNNDNAPQFERQLYEAIVSENATRGAHILQVTATDADEGLNGEIEYSFAEQTPEDILTLFSIDAATGAVTVGGDLDHESASVHRFDVTARDKGNPKMEGHAGVEIKVMDVNDNAPEIIVTSLTTPVPEDSAIGTVVALISTRDPDSKDNGKVTLRLTSQSPFQLNPSVSNHYSLVTNERLDRERHEQYSVEISATDCGKPPLSSAKQILVQLRDVNDNAPVFSQTHYNVFLNENNAPGHILCSVSASDPDAGQNAKVSYTLLDSKASAAPAASSYVYVNAENGSIYSMSSFDYEKVQVFEVGVEAKDRGSPSLSSTATVHVFILDQNDNAPAVIYPSPHAASHLRAPRSAKAGHLLTKVTAVDADSGHNAWITYKVAEATDASLFTLSLYTGEVRTKRAVSEHDDSSQRLIVEVKDDGEPVRSSTVTLSVLLEDAVSEPASEPHGRRSLSEPGHKGGGGGGRITLYLIVSLASVSVLSLLALLTLAVKCAKTGGGGAACCPGVGRPRDEKPNRNLHIQLNTDGPIKYVEVLGGDVMSQSQSFRSCVSPGSEYSDFTLLKPSGTADFKEVIGVLDASLPDSAWTFESQQVSPPFALQTEAGNCSSCAFPQHFSPTTSSSH from the exons ATGCGGCACAAATGGGCCGCCCGGCAGTCGCTGTGGTGGTGCCACCTCGTCTCCCTGCTTTGGGGCACGACAGACGGCCACAGCCGCTACAGCATCCCGGAGGAGTTACAACGGGGCTCGGCCGTGGGAAATCTTGCCAAGGATTTGGGTTTGGGGGTTTCTGAACTGCATCGGCGCAAGCTCCGGATAGCGTCGGAGGCCGGGAAGCAGTTTTTCAGCGTGGACCTGGCGAAGGGAGACCTGCTGCTGACGGCTCGGATAGACAGAGAGGAGCTGTGCGGACAAAGAGCGGCGTGTGTGCTGCCTTTGGAGCTGCTTCTCGACGAGCCCTTGCAGCTGCACAGGGCCGACGTCGAAATATTGGACACCAACGACAATGCTCCGAGTTTCGCGACAAAggaaaaactgttaaaaatagCAGAGCTGGTTCAACCGGGTGCACGGTTTCCGTTGGAAAGTGCGCAAGATCCGGACGTCGGCGCGAATTCTGTGCGCTCCTATCTTATcagtaaaaatgacaattttaaattggcGATCAAAACCCACAAAGACGGAAGAAAAATCCCCGAGCTTGTGCTGGAAAAGCCCCTCGATCGTGAAAAGATGCCCGTCCATCATCTCATCCTCACGGCTGTGGATGGCGGCGACCCGGTCCGGTCGGGCacgtcggaaattacggtgacGGTCCTTGACAACAACGACAACGCGCCGCAGTTTGAGCGGCAGCTTTACGAGGCCATCGTGAGCGAGAATGCGACTCGGGGCGCGCACATTCTGCAGGTGACGGCGACTGATGCGGATGAGGGACTCAACGGCGAAATCGAATACAGTTTTGCAGAACAGACGCCAGAAGACATTCTGACGTTATTTAGTATCGACGCTGCGACTGGAGCCGTGACGGTCGGGGGGGATTTGGACCACGAAAGCGCTTCAGTGCACAGGTTTGACGTTACCGCGAGAGACAAAGGCAATCCCAAAATGGAAGGCCACGCTGGCGTGGAAATCAAAGTAAtggacgtcaacgacaacgctCCTGAAATCATTGTGACGTCACTAACGACTCCGGTGCCGGAGGATTCAGCCATTGGAACGGTTGTTGCTCTCATAAGTACAAGAGACCCTGACTCCAAAGACAACGGCAAAGTTACGTTGCGCCTCACCTCTCAATCTCCCTTTCAATTAAATCCGTCGGTCTCCAACCACTACTCCTTAGTGACAAACGAGCGACTCGATCGCGAAAGACATGAACAATATAGTGTCGAGATAAGCGCCACCGATTGTGGGAAGCCTCCACTATCGAGCGCAAAGCAAATTTTAGTTCAACTTCGAGACGTCAATGACAACGCACCAGTTTTCTCCCAGACTCATTATAATGTTTTTCTCAATGAAAATAACGCTCCGGGACATATTTTATGTTCGGTGTCGGCGAGCGACCCGGACGCCGGCCAAAACGCCAAAGTGTCCTACACGCTGCTGGACAGCAAAGCGTCAGCGGCGCCGGCGGCGTCGTCGTACGTTTACGTGAACGCCGAGAACGGCAGCATCTACAGCATGAGCTCGTTCGACTACGAGAAAGTCCAAGTGTTCGAGGTCGGGGTGGAGGCCAAGGACCGGGGCTCTCCGTCGCTCAGCAGCACCGCCACCGTCCACGTTTTCATCCTGGACCAGAACGACAACGCCCCCGCCGTCATCTACCCCTCCCCCCACGCCGCCTCCCACCTGAGGGCGCCCCGCTCGGCCAAGGCGGGCCACCTGCTCACCAAGGTGACGGCCGTGGACGCCGACTCGGGCCACAACGCCTGGATCACCTACAAAGTGGCGGAGGCCACGGACGCCTCTCTGTTCACGCTCAGTTTGTACACAGGGGAGGTGAGGACTAAACGCGCCGTGTCCGAGCACGACGACTCCTCTCAGAGGCTGATCGTCGAGGTCAAGGACGACGGGGAACCGGTCCGCTCGTCCACCGTCACGCTGTCCGTCCTGCTGGAGGACGCCGTCAGCGAGCCCGCCTCGGAGCCGCACGGACGCCGCTCGCTGTCCGAGCCCGGCCACAaaggcggtggcggcggcggcaggaTCACGCTGTACTTGATCGTGTCCCTGGCCTCGGTGTCCGTGCTGTCTCTGCTGGCGTTGCTCACCTTAGCCGTCAAATGCGCCAAgaccggcggcggcggggccGCCTGCTGCCCGGGCGTCGGACGGCCCCGCGACGAGAAGCCCAACAGAAATCTGCACATTCAGCTCAACACCGACGGACCCATCAAGTACGTGGAGGTTCTGGGGGGAGACGTCATGTCTCAGAGTCAGTCCTTCCGGTCCTGCGTGTCTCCCGGGTCCGAGTACAGCGATTTCACGCTGCTCAAGCCCAGCGGCACCGCCGACTTCAAGGAGGTCATCGGCGTGCTGGATGCGTCTTTGCCGGACAGCGCCTGGACCTTCGAGAGCCAGCAGGTGAGCCCACCGTTCGCTTTGCAAACAGAGGCCGGAAACTGCTCCTCGTGCGCATTTCCCCAACATTTCTCTCCCACTACTT CTTCATCTCACTAA
- the LOC133509083 gene encoding protocadherin gamma-C5-like, translating to MTKTIGSRDWRRRALLWPFLLWTTVGAQTRYSIPEELKRGSVVGNVAKDLALGLSEIFERKLRVASEAGKQHFSVDAAKGELLVHDRIDREALCGQSASCVLPLQVVVEEPLHLHRIEVEIRDINDNSPRFPAQEINLKIPESVAGGTRFPLESAEDPDVGSNSLKTYSLMKNEYFSLKFKSENNGPTAPELVLEKSLDREKTSIHQLLLTALDGGNPAKSGTCTIMIDVLDNNDNVPLFDEKEYAVSLKENSTKGTFVLRVKATDADDGVNGEIRYSFGSRTAEAVLSTFEIHEQTGQIHLKGALDYEVSPSYLIDITAKDKGVPEMEGHCRLQLIIEDINDNAPEIVLTSKPSPIREDAPLGTVVALISVKDIDSANNSKVTLRIPKGSPFILKPSFSNNYALVTSGALDRESVSEYRIEVTATDSGSPPLSSQTAITVSVSDVNDNPPVFSQTSYNVYVKENGAAGAILHSVSASDPDAGQNAKVSYTLLDSKASAAPAASSYVYVNAENGSIYSMSSFDYEKVQVFEVGVEAKDRGSPSLSSTATVHVFILDQNDNAPAVIYPSPHAASHLRAPRSAKAGHLLTKVTAVDADSGHNAWITYKVAEATDASLFTLSLYTGEVRTKRAVSEHDDSSQRLIVEVKDDGEPVRSSTVTLSVLLEDAVSEPASEPHGRRSLSEPGHKGGGGGGRITLYLIVSLASVSVLSLLALLTLAVKCAKTGGGGAACCPGVGRPRDEKPNRNLHIQLNTDGPIKYVEVLGGDVMSQSQSFRSCVSPGSEYSDFTLLKPSGTADFKEVIGVLDASLPDSAWTFESQQVSPPFALQTEAGNCSSCAFPQHFSPAISRGVQSLGSHLQS from the coding sequence ATGACAAAGACAATCGGATCCCGAGACTGGCGACGGCGGGCTCTTTTGTGGCCTTTTCTCTTGTGGACTACGGTGGGGGCGCAGACTCGTTACAGCATCCCGGAGGAGCTGAAGCGAGGTTCGGTGGTGGGCAACGTGGCCAAAGATCTGGCCCTGGGACTGTCTGAGATATTTGAGCGCAAGCTGCGGGTGGCCTCCGAGGCCGGGAAGCAGCATTTCAGCGTGGATGCGGCCAAGGGCGAGCTGCTGGTCCACGACAGAATAGACAGAGAGGCTTTATGCGGACAAAGCGCCAGCTGCGTGCTCCCTCTGCAGGTCGTCGTCGAGGAGCCGCTGCACTTGCATCGGATCGAGGTGGAAATACGAGACATCAATGACAATTCACCTCGTTTCCCTGCGCAGgaaattaaccttaaaataCCAGAATCTGTTGCAGGGGGGACGCGCTTTCCTCTGGAGAGTGCAGAGGACCCGGATGTCGGAAGCAATTCCCTGAAAACGTATTctttaatgaaaaatgaatatttttcctTGAAATTTAAAAGCGAAAACAATGGCCCGACTGCGCCAGAGTTAGTGTTGGAAAAATCATTGGACagggaaaaaacatccattcatcagtTGCTTTTAACAGCGCTGGATGGAGGAAACCCTGCAAAATCTGGAACATGTACAATTATGATAGATGTACTCGACAATAATGACAATGTTCCTCTGTTTGATGAAAAAGAGTATGCTGtctctttaaaagaaaatagcACCAAAGGAACGTTTGTATTGAGAGTAAAGGCGACAGATGCAGATGATGGTGTCAACGGCGAAATTAGATATTCTTTTGGGTCTCGCACTGCAGAAGCTGTTTTATCAACATTTGAAATTCATGAACAAACTGGACAAATTCATTTAAAGGGTGCATTGGACTATGAAGTCTCCCCATCTTATCTGATTGACATAACTGCAAAAGACAAAGGTGTGCCTGAAATGGAAGGCCACTGTCGCCTGCAACTTATTATCGAAGATATTAATGACAATGCTCCCGAAATTGTTCTGACCTCGAAACCCAGTCCTATAAGGGAAGATGCGCCACTGGGCACAGTGGTGGCTTTGATTAGTGTCAAAGACATCGACTCTGCTAACAACAGCAAAGTAACGCTCCGGATTCCTAAAGGCTCCCCTTTCATTCTGAAACCGTCTTTCTCAAATAATTACGCGCTGGTCACCAGCGGCGCTTTGGACCGAGAGAGCGTGTCCGAGTACAGGATCGAGGTGACGGCCACCGATTCGGGCTCTCCTCCTCTTTCCAGTCAGACCGCCATCACCGTCAGCGTCAGcgacgtcaacgacaacccTCCCGTCTTCTCGCAGACTTCTTATAACGTTTACGTAAAAGAGAACGGCGCCGCCGGCGCCATCCTGCACTCGGTGTCGGCGAGCGACCCGGACGCCGGCCAAAACGCCAAAGTGTCCTACACGCTGCTGGACAGCAAAGCGTCAGCGGCGCCGGCGGCGTCGTCGTACGTTTACGTGAACGCCGAGAACGGCAGCATCTACAGCATGAGCTCGTTCGACTACGAGAAAGTCCAAGTGTTCGAGGTCGGGGTGGAGGCCAAGGACCGGGGCTCTCCGTCGCTCAGCAGCACCGCCACCGTCCACGTTTTCATCCTGGACCAGAACGACAACGCCCCCGCCGTCATCTACCCCTCCCCCCACGCCGCCTCCCACCTGAGGGCGCCCCGCTCGGCCAAGGCGGGCCACCTGCTCACCAAGGTGACGGCCGTGGACGCCGACTCGGGCCACAACGCCTGGATCACCTACAAAGTGGCGGAGGCCACGGACGCCTCTCTGTTCACGCTCAGTTTGTACACAGGGGAGGTGAGGACTAAACGCGCCGTGTCCGAGCACGACGACTCCTCTCAGAGGCTGATCGTCGAGGTCAAGGACGACGGGGAACCGGTCCGCTCGTCCACCGTCACGCTGTCCGTCCTGCTGGAGGACGCCGTCAGCGAGCCCGCCTCGGAGCCGCACGGACGCCGCTCGCTGTCCGAGCCCGGCCacaaaggcggcggcggcggcggcaggatCACGCTGTACTTGATCGTGTCCCTGGCCTCGGTGTCCGTGCTGTCTCTGCTGGCGTTGCTCACCTTAGCCGTCAAATGCGCCAAgaccggcggcggcggggccGCCTGCTGCCCGGGCGTCGGACGGCCCCGCGACGAGAAGCCCAACAGAAATCTGCACATTCAGCTCAACACCGACGGACCCATCAAGTACGTGGAGGTTCTGGGGGGAGACGTCATGTCTCAGAGTCAGTCCTTCCGGTCCTGCGTGTCTCCCGGGTCCGAGTACAGCGATTTCACGCTGCTCAAGCCCAGCGGCACCGCCGACTTCAAGGAGGTCATCGGCGTGCTGGATGCGTCTTTGCCGGACAGCGCCTGGACCTTCGAGAGCCAGCAGGTGAGCCCACCGTTCGCTTTGCAAACAGAGGCCGGAAACTGCTCCTCGTGCGCATTTCCCCAACATTTCTCTCCCGCTATCAGTCGAGGAGTCCAGTCGCTCGGCTCCCATCTGCAGTCTTGA